A stretch of the Glutamicibacter sp. JL.03c genome encodes the following:
- the cydB gene encoding cytochrome d ubiquinol oxidase subunit II, which produces MEWLPTLWFIVIAVLWCGYLFLEGFDLGVGMLIGLGRSTERRKRLLLNTIGPVWDGNEVWLLTAGGATFAAFPHWYASLFSALYIPLTIVLIALIFRAVAIEYRGKAITAPTRKAWDLALGLGSLVAAFGVGAMLASTTIGLPLNENGDRIGGAFAWLTWHAVLGGAAVVAFCWIHALAFLRLKTDGPVREEAGKLVGRWLPVAVLPMMVWALWVIINNDSALSWVILALSLAALVVAITMGRAGKEGISFIALGIMLVAAVAAIFVAVFPVVLPSTLDPAFNLTVETASSTPYTLKLMSIVAAFGVPLVLAYQAWSYWVFRKRLREEHIPEAHRVTSIVK; this is translated from the coding sequence ATGGAATGGCTACCAACACTTTGGTTCATTGTCATCGCAGTGCTCTGGTGCGGCTACCTCTTTTTGGAGGGTTTTGACCTAGGCGTCGGCATGCTCATCGGCCTGGGACGCAGCACCGAAAGACGCAAGCGGCTACTGCTGAACACCATCGGCCCGGTGTGGGACGGCAATGAAGTATGGTTGCTGACCGCTGGCGGCGCCACTTTCGCCGCGTTCCCGCATTGGTACGCTTCGCTCTTCTCAGCGCTCTATATCCCACTGACCATCGTGCTGATCGCGTTGATTTTCCGTGCGGTAGCAATCGAATACCGTGGCAAAGCAATCACCGCGCCCACTCGAAAAGCTTGGGACCTGGCTCTTGGCCTAGGCTCTCTGGTTGCCGCCTTTGGCGTAGGAGCCATGCTGGCATCGACAACCATAGGCCTGCCACTGAACGAAAACGGCGACCGCATCGGTGGCGCCTTCGCCTGGCTTACCTGGCACGCGGTACTGGGCGGAGCAGCAGTCGTGGCATTCTGCTGGATCCACGCGCTCGCCTTCCTGCGGCTGAAGACCGATGGGCCAGTTCGTGAAGAAGCAGGGAAACTCGTTGGTCGCTGGCTGCCGGTGGCCGTGCTGCCGATGATGGTCTGGGCACTCTGGGTGATCATCAACAACGATTCGGCCCTATCCTGGGTGATCCTGGCATTGTCTCTGGCAGCACTGGTCGTAGCGATCACTATGGGCAGAGCCGGGAAAGAGGGAATCTCCTTCATCGCCCTGGGCATCATGCTCGTAGCAGCGGTTGCGGCCATTTTCGTCGCAGTATTCCCTGTGGTTTTGCCCTCGACTCTCGATCCTGCCTTCAACCTGACAGTTGAAACGGCGTCCAGCACTCCATATACGCTGAAGCTCATGAGCATCGTGGCTGCTTTTGGTGTTCCTTTGGTGCTGGCCTACCAAGCGTGGAGCTACTGGGTATTTCGCAAGCGACTGCGCGAGGAGCACATTCCTGAAGCTCATCGTGTGACGTCAATCGTCAAGTAA
- the cydC gene encoding thiol reductant ABC exporter subunit CydC — MPAPRFLPNDLITPRQFAVLTCFSVFKVLGLVLVAYALGTWIANMAVSAENEPQLLYLAGVGALLRALAAWGLNVGARRMGLGAKERMRLHLLQTEVARPTIAPATQNPIPLVATLASHGLEKLDDYFTKFIPALIGAVAIPLLLGLYILQLDWVSAVILLLTVPLVPVFMALIGMHTQETLKETQSSLDRLANQLYELAQGLPALLGLGRARQQGNAIAQVGAKYRSATMANLKTVFMSSFWLELISTLSVAVLAVFIGVRLVHGSMELSAGLTILILAPELFSALREVGSAYHSADDGLAAYQRYQKMTAEVPSVALSETSHKPARHILEIADLSVRYGKGEPICQDFNLTLGAGQRQVLATASGSGKTTLLTVIAEAQSSNNEFNPELVHGSIRISGSIAMISQHPRFDAETGRKQLDQDVPGADPELIAELAERLSMRQMLEHEIAEYSPGELRRLEVLRAVLRLHGGSNCTLLLADEPTAHLDDHHAAVVRQLLRELPEHCAALIASHDPLLNNAPSNHAEGRVPTRGPNREPELYEENARGMTAIPTGDTSGHHFNPRSELLKRYHSAPKAIAWGTASVLCAVALAALSGWLIVEASYQPPILHLSVAFVMVRALGIGRAAFRYLEQLAIHDAVLEYAGKLREKLWNAMVADPARWGLFSRSSVVLRFLLAEVDELRDQLARVVFPPLSATVVWVMAIIVLFLIQPEFGWTALIAGLMLAGPIRWLVQRIEGQHLVRQLAHRMSMNQSILGILRHKSALRINESLEPVIVSLSRAEEENTKDARYHALGQGSASALAVLLSVLMAIVMTAVSGSSASLTALAVLLSLALGDSASGALMAVQQGQALKQLTEQLERHGLASDGQHESEHAGKPSTSIAAVGFELEEVSLGYGQGPNVIDKLSARIPTNQWTAIVGPSGSGKSTLLTALLGALPARTGNLRIFDDEGNLHPLANAEANSVAWCPQEAHLFDSSIRRNLMLGVPEGEQRSDGQLIEVLGRVGLSTWYGQQTQGLDTRIGSGGHNLSGGQRCKLAVARAILGAHQVVLLDEPTAHLGVDEAGELMASLRTALVSRTVVLITHDQKLAGECDGRLDLGAPVGAGSK; from the coding sequence ATGCCAGCCCCAAGATTCCTTCCCAATGACTTGATCACGCCACGCCAATTCGCGGTACTAACGTGCTTTTCAGTGTTCAAGGTCTTGGGGCTGGTACTTGTCGCTTACGCTCTGGGAACCTGGATTGCCAACATGGCCGTCAGCGCAGAAAACGAACCACAGCTGTTGTATCTTGCAGGAGTCGGAGCCCTACTACGTGCTCTCGCGGCCTGGGGACTCAATGTTGGGGCCCGACGCATGGGGTTGGGAGCTAAAGAACGCATGCGGCTGCATCTGCTCCAAACCGAGGTAGCACGTCCAACGATCGCTCCAGCCACACAAAATCCAATTCCTTTGGTCGCCACCCTGGCCAGCCACGGACTTGAGAAGCTGGATGACTACTTCACGAAATTTATCCCTGCGCTAATCGGCGCCGTCGCCATTCCGCTGCTCCTGGGCCTGTACATCCTGCAGCTGGATTGGGTCAGCGCAGTCATCCTGCTCCTGACCGTTCCCTTGGTGCCGGTATTCATGGCCCTCATCGGAATGCATACGCAAGAGACCTTGAAGGAAACGCAGTCATCGCTTGACCGGCTGGCAAACCAGCTCTATGAACTGGCCCAAGGCCTGCCTGCGCTACTGGGACTCGGCCGGGCGCGTCAGCAGGGGAATGCCATTGCGCAAGTCGGCGCGAAATACCGATCGGCCACCATGGCCAATCTGAAGACCGTTTTCATGTCGAGCTTTTGGCTTGAACTCATTTCGACTCTGTCAGTCGCAGTGCTGGCCGTCTTCATCGGGGTCAGGCTGGTCCATGGCTCCATGGAGCTGTCCGCGGGACTGACAATCCTCATCTTGGCCCCCGAACTATTCTCCGCCCTTCGCGAGGTTGGATCGGCCTATCACTCGGCAGACGACGGTCTTGCAGCCTACCAGCGATACCAGAAGATGACCGCCGAGGTGCCAAGCGTTGCCTTGAGCGAAACCTCCCACAAGCCGGCTAGACATATTCTGGAAATTGCAGATCTCAGTGTTCGCTATGGCAAGGGGGAACCGATTTGCCAGGACTTCAACCTCACCCTGGGCGCGGGTCAACGGCAAGTCCTCGCAACCGCGAGCGGGTCCGGAAAGACAACCCTGCTCACGGTCATTGCGGAGGCTCAGAGCAGCAATAACGAGTTCAATCCGGAGCTAGTCCACGGCAGTATCCGGATTTCCGGATCGATTGCCATGATCAGCCAGCATCCGCGATTCGATGCCGAGACGGGCCGGAAGCAACTAGACCAGGACGTGCCCGGGGCCGATCCCGAACTCATTGCAGAGCTGGCGGAGCGCCTTTCGATGCGACAGATGCTCGAACATGAGATAGCAGAATATTCACCTGGCGAACTTCGTCGTTTGGAAGTACTGCGTGCCGTGCTGCGACTGCATGGCGGCTCCAACTGCACCTTGCTTCTTGCGGACGAGCCAACAGCGCACCTGGATGACCATCATGCCGCAGTAGTGCGCCAGCTGCTGCGTGAGCTCCCGGAGCACTGCGCTGCCCTCATCGCCAGCCATGACCCATTGCTCAACAACGCACCAAGCAACCACGCTGAGGGTCGGGTCCCAACGAGGGGGCCAAACCGGGAACCTGAGCTTTACGAGGAAAATGCTCGGGGCATGACAGCCATACCTACGGGTGATACGAGTGGACACCACTTTAATCCCCGAAGTGAATTGCTCAAGCGTTACCACAGCGCGCCGAAAGCCATCGCGTGGGGCACAGCCAGCGTCCTGTGCGCAGTCGCCTTGGCCGCGCTCAGCGGCTGGTTAATTGTCGAAGCCAGCTACCAGCCACCCATTCTCCACCTGAGCGTCGCATTCGTCATGGTGCGTGCGCTAGGCATCGGACGAGCTGCATTCCGCTATCTGGAACAGCTGGCCATCCACGATGCAGTCCTCGAATACGCGGGAAAACTTCGTGAAAAACTATGGAATGCCATGGTCGCTGATCCTGCCCGCTGGGGCCTGTTTAGCCGCTCCTCGGTAGTCCTGCGGTTCTTGCTCGCTGAAGTGGATGAACTGCGCGATCAACTCGCGCGAGTGGTCTTCCCGCCGCTCTCGGCAACGGTGGTGTGGGTAATGGCCATAATTGTCTTGTTCCTGATTCAGCCTGAGTTCGGCTGGACCGCCCTGATAGCAGGATTGATGCTTGCGGGACCCATCCGCTGGCTGGTCCAACGTATCGAGGGGCAACATCTGGTACGGCAGCTGGCCCATCGTATGTCCATGAACCAATCTATCCTCGGGATCCTGCGACACAAATCCGCATTGCGAATCAACGAATCCCTGGAGCCAGTGATTGTTTCACTTAGCAGGGCAGAGGAAGAAAATACGAAGGATGCCCGCTACCACGCGCTGGGCCAAGGCAGCGCCTCTGCGCTCGCCGTCCTGCTCAGCGTGCTCATGGCCATAGTGATGACCGCGGTATCCGGGAGTTCCGCGTCGTTGACCGCGTTGGCGGTATTGCTCAGTTTGGCCTTGGGGGACAGCGCAAGCGGCGCCCTGATGGCGGTACAGCAGGGGCAAGCCCTGAAACAGCTCACGGAACAGCTCGAACGCCATGGCCTGGCCAGCGATGGACAGCATGAGTCGGAGCATGCTGGCAAGCCAAGCACGTCCATCGCAGCTGTTGGTTTTGAGCTGGAGGAAGTAAGCCTGGGATATGGGCAAGGTCCAAACGTCATCGACAAGCTGAGCGCAAGGATTCCGACAAACCAATGGACCGCTATCGTCGGCCCTTCCGGATCCGGAAAATCAACGCTGCTCACGGCACTGCTCGGTGCCCTGCCTGCACGCACCGGAAATCTCCGAATTTTCGATGACGAGGGGAATCTGCATCCGCTAGCGAATGCTGAAGCGAATTCGGTAGCCTGGTGCCCACAGGAAGCCCACCTGTTTGATTCCTCGATACGGCGCAACCTCATGCTCGGCGTGCCCGAAGGTGAGCAACGCAGCGACGGACAGCTGATCGAGGTTCTTGGGCGCGTCGGCCTCTCGACCTGGTACGGACAGCAGACCCAGGGACTCGATACGAGAATCGGATCCGGGGGCCACAACCTCTCAGGCGGCCAACGATGCAAGCTGGCCGTTGCCAGGGCGATTCTCGGCGCACATCAAGTGGTACTGCTCGATGAGCCCACAGCGCATCTGGGAGTAGATGAAGCTGGCGAGCTGATGGCGTCACTGCGCACTGCGCTGGTTTCCCGCACCGTGGTGCTCATTACCCACGATCAAAAATTGGCCGGGGAGTGCGATGGGCGACTAGACCTGGGTGCTCCGGTAGGCGCTGGAAGCAAATAG
- a CDS encoding DNA topoisomerase (ATP-hydrolyzing) subunit A — translation MARKKSEEIPEDFVENIVDIDVTNEMESSFLEYAYSVIYSRALPDARDGLKPVQRRILFQMSQMGLRPEKGHVKSARVVGEVMGKLHPHGDAAIYDAMVRLAQDFSLRLPLIDGHGNFGSLDDGPAAPRYTEARLAASAVAMTANLDEEVVNFIPNYDNQFMQPEVLPAAFPNLLVNGTTGIAVGMATNMAPHNLGEVIAASRHLLLEPEATVEELMKFIPGPDLPSGGSIIGLDGVKDAYRTGRGLFRTRATVALEKISARKSALVVTELPYTVGPEKVIEKIKDGVNNKKIVGISDVVDLTDRHHGLKLVIELKNGFNPNAVLASLYKYTPMEDSFGINNVALVNGQPRTMGLRELLTVYVDHRIDVVRRRTVHRLAKREDRLHLVEGLLIAIVDIDDVIAIIRSSEQTNEARQRLMTVFDLSEPQANHILELRLRQLTKYSKLELETEAEQLREDIEKLRAILESDQLLRSVVSDELEEMSDTFGTPRRTKLLKSAQLAPLKGTALPEAVGNGKQAKLAMEISDSACWALLSATGQIARTHDRTDLDFSSARIKHDVLLSQVPSTARGEIGALTSTGRIIRISLIDVPALPESHGFPQLAQGVPVAEFLKLSKNESVIALVPLNAVLAIGTRHGVVKRVTPEYPLNRDEFEAITLKDDDVVVAASVAGEDDELVFLTRGAQLLRFPASAVRPQGRTGRGMAGIKLGADDHVIFFGVVPATAGSAVVATIASGSQTLPGASGQSVKLTDFAEFPAKGRATAGVRAHRFVKGEDHLQLAFAGQGPARASSSAGVVRALPTEFGKRDGSGAPLAQSINILGGSLSASEVSATAQDIGSELEPDLAPVQSERPKTAPAFNPGEDTLPFDDGGVVL, via the coding sequence ATGGCTCGAAAGAAGTCTGAAGAGATTCCAGAGGATTTCGTTGAAAACATCGTCGACATCGACGTCACCAATGAAATGGAATCCTCCTTCTTGGAGTACGCCTACTCCGTCATCTATTCACGCGCACTTCCCGATGCCCGAGACGGGCTGAAACCGGTCCAGCGTCGAATCCTGTTCCAGATGTCCCAGATGGGCTTGCGCCCCGAGAAGGGGCACGTGAAGTCTGCGCGCGTGGTCGGCGAAGTCATGGGTAAATTGCACCCGCATGGTGACGCCGCGATTTATGATGCGATGGTCCGCCTGGCCCAAGATTTCTCGCTGCGTCTGCCGTTGATTGATGGCCATGGCAACTTCGGTTCCCTTGACGATGGGCCAGCGGCGCCGCGTTATACCGAGGCTCGCTTGGCGGCATCAGCCGTAGCGATGACCGCGAACCTCGACGAAGAGGTCGTCAACTTCATTCCGAACTACGACAACCAGTTCATGCAGCCAGAAGTGCTCCCGGCCGCCTTCCCGAACCTGCTGGTTAATGGAACCACCGGCATCGCCGTGGGAATGGCCACGAATATGGCACCCCACAATCTCGGCGAAGTCATCGCAGCCTCCCGCCACCTGTTGCTGGAGCCTGAAGCAACCGTGGAAGAACTGATGAAGTTCATTCCCGGACCCGATTTGCCCTCCGGCGGAAGCATCATCGGACTCGATGGCGTGAAAGATGCATACCGCACTGGCCGCGGACTGTTCCGTACCCGCGCTACGGTAGCGCTGGAGAAAATCTCGGCGCGCAAGTCGGCCTTGGTCGTCACCGAGCTTCCTTACACCGTAGGGCCGGAGAAAGTCATTGAAAAGATCAAGGACGGGGTCAACAACAAGAAGATCGTCGGGATCTCCGATGTCGTCGATCTCACCGATCGCCATCATGGCTTGAAACTGGTCATTGAGCTGAAGAATGGTTTCAATCCCAACGCCGTGCTGGCCAGCCTTTACAAGTACACCCCGATGGAAGATTCCTTCGGCATCAATAACGTTGCCTTGGTTAACGGGCAGCCGCGGACCATGGGGCTGCGCGAGCTGCTCACCGTGTACGTAGACCACCGGATCGACGTTGTTCGCCGACGGACCGTTCACCGCTTGGCCAAGCGTGAAGACCGGTTGCACTTGGTCGAGGGCCTGCTGATCGCCATCGTTGATATCGACGACGTCATCGCCATCATCCGCTCTTCCGAACAGACCAACGAGGCGCGCCAGCGCCTGATGACCGTCTTCGACTTGAGCGAGCCGCAAGCCAACCACATTCTGGAACTGCGCCTGCGCCAGTTGACCAAATATTCAAAGCTTGAATTGGAAACTGAAGCAGAACAGCTGCGCGAGGACATCGAGAAGCTGCGCGCCATTTTGGAGTCGGATCAGCTGTTGCGCTCTGTCGTCTCCGACGAACTGGAAGAGATGTCCGATACCTTCGGCACTCCGCGACGCACCAAACTGCTCAAATCCGCGCAGCTCGCCCCGCTCAAGGGCACCGCGCTGCCCGAAGCTGTAGGCAACGGCAAGCAGGCCAAGCTGGCCATGGAGATCTCCGATAGCGCCTGCTGGGCTTTGCTCTCTGCCACCGGCCAGATCGCGCGGACCCACGACCGCACAGACCTGGACTTCTCTTCGGCTCGCATCAAACATGACGTGCTGCTCTCCCAGGTGCCTTCCACAGCCCGCGGTGAGATCGGCGCGCTGACCAGCACCGGCCGGATCATCCGCATCTCCCTGATCGATGTGCCAGCTCTTCCAGAGTCCCATGGATTCCCGCAGCTGGCACAGGGCGTGCCGGTCGCGGAATTCTTGAAGCTGTCAAAGAACGAATCGGTGATCGCGCTGGTCCCGCTGAACGCGGTGCTGGCCATCGGTACTCGACATGGCGTAGTCAAGCGGGTGACTCCGGAGTACCCGCTGAATCGCGATGAGTTCGAGGCGATTACCCTCAAGGATGACGACGTAGTGGTGGCCGCCAGTGTAGCTGGCGAGGATGATGAATTGGTCTTCCTCACCCGTGGCGCTCAGCTGCTGCGTTTCCCTGCTTCAGCAGTACGGCCTCAAGGACGCACCGGTCGTGGCATGGCGGGCATCAAGCTTGGCGCCGATGACCACGTCATCTTCTTCGGGGTCGTTCCGGCAACCGCAGGCAGCGCGGTGGTCGCGACGATCGCATCGGGTTCGCAGACCTTGCCGGGAGCTTCTGGCCAGTCGGTGAAGCTGACTGATTTTGCGGAATTCCCAGCCAAGGGCCGTGCTACAGCCGGTGTTCGCGCGCATCGCTTTGTCAAGGGCGAAGACCACTTGCAGCTTGCCTTCGCTGGACAGGGGCCGGCGCGAGCCAGTTCCTCAGCCGGGGTGGTTCGGGCCTTGCCGACGGAATTCGGCAAACGTGATGGCTCTGGCGCGCCATTGGCCCAGTCCATCAATATCCTGGGCGGCTCCTTGAGCGCAAGCGAGGTCTCCGCCACAGCGCAGGACATTGGATCGGAACTTGAACCGGATCTGGCCCCGGTTCAGTCGGAACGCCCGAAGACAGCTCCAGCATTCAATCCGGGCGAGGATACACTGCCTTTTGATGATGGTGGCGTCGTCCTTTAG
- a CDS encoding GNAT family N-acetyltransferase produces the protein MVDRKLSAAYPAHWEADVVLRDGTTAHLRPITPLDAQALQEMHQHQSETSVYLRYFTYKSSLTPKELERFTNVDHVNRVAFTVVRGSKIIGVGRYDRLDDPQEAEVAFNVSDEYQGTGIGSILLEHLAAAARENGIEKFSAEVLPENRKMLTVFSEAGYAVARHFEDGVVMLEFSINPTDKSREVTESREHRAEASSVAGLLSPQSIAVIGASRTWGKLGHDVLERIVESGYTGTVYAVNDAALEVGGMVAYGKVTELPGPVDVAVLCIPRAGILEAIKDCARHGVKALVIMSAGYESAQGLSAQRELVALARANGMRVLGPASLGLTNTDPEVNLHISGSTGVSKPGNVGFFSQSAAMGMILQGVGIQHAVGVSSAISAGLRADVSGNDAMQFFEDDPRTDVVAMYLESFGNPRKFARIARRLARRKPVVVAKTDVMGRRLPPGHSVRVGQAPAGAMNAILRQSGVIRVRSSEELLDVTSLLSVFPPPQGPNVAILSNSLTIAEVVCDVAEDRNLNTVIRGEELDYSVGQSRAIPMLRRRLQELVDDPEVHTVLLAHLPYSGLETSAVLKVARELLHQSKPIVTLVPGLSDSEIAGGVKQGVPLYTSPTTAIGALAKAYGYQQWVEVPYEGIEDPAGIDSDGADDYLAELVTSVSGSNLLELSEAQAQKLLGFYGIQIYGSRVVNTVEEAVAAADELGWPVALKANDPDLRQRLDLGGVRLSIPDRPSLEANFTHMRMLMQTYGVDALEVQSMAPAGQACVLKAVEDPLLGPVISFGLSGDPVNLLDDWAHGVAPLSTYDLEQLIRRPRSSVRLLGYQGLAAVDLHALKDFITRVSLFKDNHPEVTVAKFAPISVAADSLSVLSVNIQISNAEQRTDSVRRALRS, from the coding sequence ATGGTGGATCGTAAACTTTCGGCGGCATATCCGGCGCATTGGGAAGCTGATGTTGTGCTTCGCGACGGGACAACGGCACATTTGCGGCCCATCACCCCGCTGGACGCGCAAGCCCTGCAGGAGATGCACCAGCATCAGTCTGAAACCTCGGTCTACCTACGCTATTTTACGTACAAGTCCTCGCTGACCCCTAAAGAGCTCGAACGATTCACGAACGTCGATCATGTGAATCGGGTCGCTTTCACCGTGGTGCGCGGATCAAAAATCATCGGTGTTGGACGCTATGACCGCCTTGACGATCCGCAAGAGGCCGAAGTCGCCTTCAACGTCTCCGACGAATACCAGGGCACGGGGATCGGATCCATCTTGCTTGAGCATCTGGCCGCCGCCGCCCGCGAGAACGGCATCGAGAAATTCTCCGCAGAGGTGCTACCGGAAAACCGCAAAATGCTCACGGTCTTTTCGGAAGCCGGCTACGCAGTGGCCAGGCACTTCGAAGACGGCGTAGTGATGCTGGAATTCTCCATTAACCCCACCGACAAATCGCGCGAAGTCACCGAATCCCGGGAACACCGAGCCGAAGCCAGCAGTGTCGCAGGCCTATTATCACCGCAGTCCATCGCAGTGATAGGCGCCAGCCGCACCTGGGGAAAACTGGGCCACGATGTTCTAGAACGTATCGTCGAGTCCGGGTATACCGGCACCGTTTACGCGGTCAACGATGCGGCGCTGGAAGTCGGCGGCATGGTCGCGTACGGCAAGGTCACCGAACTGCCGGGCCCAGTAGACGTGGCGGTGTTATGCATCCCCCGCGCGGGAATCCTCGAAGCAATCAAGGACTGCGCAAGACATGGCGTGAAAGCTCTGGTCATCATGTCAGCCGGGTACGAGTCGGCCCAAGGGCTGAGTGCCCAGCGAGAGCTCGTGGCGCTGGCCCGGGCCAACGGCATGCGCGTTCTCGGCCCTGCCTCGCTCGGGCTGACCAATACCGATCCGGAAGTGAACCTGCACATCTCAGGGAGCACTGGGGTATCGAAGCCGGGCAACGTCGGGTTCTTCAGTCAATCGGCGGCCATGGGAATGATTCTTCAGGGCGTTGGCATCCAACATGCTGTTGGGGTGAGCAGCGCGATTTCCGCTGGGCTGCGCGCCGATGTATCCGGCAATGACGCCATGCAATTTTTCGAGGATGATCCGCGGACGGACGTTGTGGCCATGTACCTGGAGTCCTTCGGCAATCCGCGTAAATTCGCGCGCATCGCCCGTAGGCTCGCTCGTCGCAAGCCCGTCGTCGTGGCCAAAACCGATGTCATGGGCCGACGCCTGCCTCCGGGCCACTCGGTGAGGGTCGGGCAGGCCCCTGCGGGGGCGATGAATGCGATCTTGCGTCAATCCGGAGTCATTCGCGTTCGCTCATCCGAAGAACTCCTGGATGTCACTTCGCTGCTTTCGGTTTTCCCTCCGCCGCAAGGACCAAACGTCGCGATCTTGTCCAATTCGCTGACGATCGCCGAAGTCGTTTGCGATGTTGCCGAAGACCGAAATCTCAATACAGTGATCCGCGGCGAAGAACTCGACTACAGCGTTGGGCAGTCGCGAGCCATCCCCATGCTTCGGCGCCGGCTCCAGGAACTGGTCGACGATCCAGAAGTCCACACGGTGCTCCTGGCGCATCTGCCGTATTCCGGGCTGGAAACCTCAGCGGTTCTCAAGGTCGCCCGAGAACTCCTCCACCAATCCAAGCCGATCGTGACCTTGGTTCCCGGTCTGTCGGATTCCGAAATCGCCGGAGGAGTGAAGCAAGGCGTTCCGCTGTATACCTCGCCGACCACCGCTATCGGGGCCTTGGCGAAAGCCTACGGCTACCAGCAGTGGGTTGAGGTTCCCTACGAGGGCATCGAAGACCCCGCGGGCATCGATTCCGACGGTGCTGATGACTACCTTGCGGAACTGGTGACTTCTGTTTCGGGCTCCAACCTATTAGAACTATCCGAAGCTCAGGCGCAAAAGCTACTGGGCTTCTATGGGATCCAGATCTACGGATCACGAGTCGTCAATACTGTTGAAGAAGCAGTGGCAGCAGCTGATGAATTGGGCTGGCCTGTCGCGCTCAAAGCCAATGATCCAGACCTGCGCCAAAGATTGGATCTCGGCGGCGTCAGGTTGAGCATTCCGGACCGGCCGAGTCTGGAAGCGAACTTCACCCATATGAGGATGCTGATGCAGACCTATGGCGTTGATGCACTGGAAGTCCAAAGCATGGCCCCGGCCGGCCAGGCATGCGTGCTCAAGGCCGTAGAAGATCCGCTCCTCGGACCGGTTATTTCGTTCGGTCTCAGCGGCGACCCGGTGAATCTGTTGGACGATTGGGCCCACGGTGTCGCACCGCTGTCCACCTATGATCTGGAGCAGTTGATCCGCCGCCCGCGAAGCAGCGTTCGCCTGCTTGGGTATCAGGGACTTGCCGCGGTTGATCTGCACGCCTTGAAGGACTTCATCACCAGGGTGTCGCTGTTCAAGGACAACCATCCCGAGGTCACCGTCGCGAAATTCGCTCCGATTTCGGTCGCGGCTGATTCATTGAGTGTCCTCTCGGTCAATATCCAGATCAGCAATGCTGAGCAGCGCACCGATAGCGTCCGGCGAGCCTTGAGGAGCTGA